The following are from one region of the Cytobacillus firmus genome:
- a CDS encoding LXG domain-containing protein, with protein sequence MKVIKVSEIIPELDESIKKKEAEKDQLQDVRASINNLINLDDALKGKGAEAIKEHLTVLHIPAVLLLNQFISEYVNRLKQVKNLINEYEIKSGLVRQDFVEHEAKSGIENIEQMSEDTINDINQEFLKVSDIVGGSTISLAHLRQNFDKARRHIKKTTDGLEDLDKDSLKVLKESTEDLTRIADFINKIEAWASNGAALNESTIREIEKYFAENDTIGKLIDSAMELAIKEGDSTLMGNVADWLDKIGKLNGGMEVVKGTLAATILLSKRLVLVKDGSGNFKIKAHPDWLKKNGVYGSKLADSIHKILKKGSSSSYNGIKNYFSKYQNSPSRLLRSLVGLNPGSNVKSYLKLLEHQHPYLKFDAAQAELYKRTSIDVKSTLGQLTDKRSLTAIAKKIPYAGILFSVGTNAGEYVSDKNKYKSNWEKTGRAAAGIGMDIGVAGLTTGGAAIGTMICPGPGTLIGGLVGATIGIVGSIAFEDSIKDIGEKAGKWAEEKSKDIKEAVSNVGEAISDAGSFVTGLFK encoded by the coding sequence ATGAAGGTGATTAAAGTTTCCGAAATCATTCCTGAATTGGATGAATCCATAAAAAAGAAAGAAGCTGAAAAGGACCAGCTGCAGGATGTGCGAGCTTCAATCAATAACTTGATCAATTTGGATGATGCATTAAAAGGAAAAGGAGCAGAAGCAATCAAGGAACATCTTACTGTTCTGCATATTCCGGCAGTCTTGTTGTTGAATCAATTTATAAGTGAATATGTTAATAGGCTAAAGCAAGTGAAAAATTTAATAAATGAGTATGAAATTAAAAGTGGGCTAGTCAGACAGGACTTCGTAGAGCATGAGGCTAAGTCCGGAATTGAGAACATCGAACAAATGTCAGAAGACACTATTAATGATATTAATCAGGAATTCTTAAAGGTTAGTGATATTGTTGGAGGTTCAACCATTTCCTTAGCGCATTTAAGACAGAATTTTGATAAAGCAAGACGTCATATTAAGAAAACCACAGATGGTTTAGAGGATTTGGATAAAGATAGTTTAAAAGTCTTGAAGGAGTCGACTGAAGATCTTACGAGAATTGCAGACTTTATCAATAAAATTGAGGCCTGGGCATCAAATGGTGCAGCACTAAATGAAAGTACAATTAGGGAGATTGAAAAGTATTTCGCTGAGAATGATACTATCGGCAAGCTCATCGATTCTGCTATGGAACTGGCTATAAAAGAAGGTGATTCCACCTTAATGGGGAATGTGGCAGACTGGCTGGATAAAATAGGGAAACTTAACGGTGGAATGGAAGTTGTGAAAGGTACCTTAGCTGCAACTATTCTTCTATCTAAAAGATTAGTTCTGGTGAAAGATGGATCAGGAAATTTCAAGATTAAGGCCCATCCTGATTGGCTGAAAAAGAATGGGGTTTATGGTTCGAAGCTTGCTGATTCAATTCATAAGATATTAAAAAAGGGAAGTTCAAGCAGCTATAATGGTATTAAGAATTACTTTTCTAAATATCAGAACTCACCTAGCAGGCTTTTAAGAAGCCTTGTTGGCCTTAATCCTGGGTCGAATGTGAAGAGCTACCTCAAATTATTAGAACATCAGCATCCATATTTAAAATTTGATGCAGCTCAAGCTGAATTATATAAAAGAACTTCCATTGATGTTAAGTCTACACTGGGGCAGCTGACAGATAAACGCTCTTTAACGGCAATTGCAAAGAAAATTCCATATGCAGGAATCCTGTTTTCTGTAGGAACCAATGCGGGGGAATATGTCAGTGATAAAAATAAATATAAATCCAACTGGGAAAAAACAGGGAGAGCTGCCGCCGGAATAGGAATGGATATTGGTGTTGCGGGGCTTACTACAGGCGGAGCTGCTATAGGGACCATGATTTGTCCTGGACCTGGAACACTCATTGGTGGGCTTGTAGGAGCAACAATTGGGATAGTAGGATCGATCGCATTTGAAGACAGTATCAAAGATATCGGAGAGAAAGCTGGGAAATGGGCTGAGGAAAAATCTAAGGATATTAAAGAGGCTGTTAGCAATGTTGGTGAGGCAATATCAGATGCAGGAAGTTTTGTAACAGGTTTGTTTAAATAA
- a CDS encoding type VII secretion protein EssB/YukC — protein MPFVAFSLYSLIFTQPKQAAFINSQEHFLKSQYSEVVTELSNYDIDQMPRVVQYELAQSYIINEALTEDQKENVQNTITLQTDPLYYHYWIHIGRGDAKEALDISRDLEDRDLILFALLKYREVVKADDSLESDEKQQKIDEIQAEIDEYLEEQKAQEEEEQRLQDEQSSSENNEQAVKQESEQKAAEEEKPADAKAAETSAEKPAEKKEEAEKTKPN, from the coding sequence GTGCCTTTCGTTGCTTTCAGCCTATATTCCCTTATCTTTACTCAGCCAAAACAGGCAGCTTTTATTAATAGCCAGGAGCATTTCCTGAAAAGCCAATATAGTGAAGTTGTGACCGAGTTATCCAATTATGATATTGATCAGATGCCAAGGGTGGTACAGTACGAACTGGCACAGTCCTACATAATAAATGAAGCATTGACAGAAGACCAGAAAGAGAATGTCCAAAATACAATCACCCTGCAGACGGATCCCCTTTACTATCATTACTGGATTCACATCGGGAGGGGAGATGCCAAAGAGGCTCTCGATATCTCGAGGGATCTTGAGGATCGGGATTTAATTCTGTTCGCATTGCTTAAGTACCGTGAAGTTGTCAAAGCGGATGATAGCCTTGAATCCGATGAAAAACAGCAGAAAATCGACGAAATTCAAGCAGAAATTGATGAGTATTTAGAGGAACAGAAAGCTCAGGAGGAAGAGGAGCAGCGGCTTCAGGATGAGCAAAGCAGCAGCGAAAATAATGAACAGGCAGTAAAACAGGAGTCTGAACAAAAAGCTGCTGAAGAAGAAAAGCCTGCAGATGCAAAGGCAGCTGAAACATCTGCTGAAAAGCCTGCCGAGAAGAAGGAAGAGGCAGAAAAGACAAAGCCAAATTAA
- the essC gene encoding type VII secretion protein EssC, producing the protein MEQLWLFYSDYCQQLSMPIEKSGRITIGPELEQLVTIRVFPFTKGIVSIEKHDSFYEVRQNESVLGRLNDGEPFHINDAGEILTIIVTSEALKSQTYYSGYQREIEISSDNPDASIYKKNGILMEASQSFDLIRTKKGWMAEPGSGQLYINGKRVEERTFLEMGDVLFFPFMSIRIIEEDLFQIDSFEYYESKLPITIRPQSEMAKKYPLYRRTPRMIYEMPDEKVSLSFPSQEPDDSGRGLWLIIMPPLIMLVVMGIVALVQPRGIFIIISMVMFMTTLVTSTVQYFKDKSNQKKRKERRHRVYTAYLEEKRKELQALSDQQKHVLEFHFPSFEKMKYFTGHISDRIWERPLQSFDFLQFRLGTGNVPASYEVKVSSGDMSNREIDDLLEQSQQMEKVYKEVRNVPVVADLAKGPIGLIGKESAVKNEIHQIIGQLAFFHSYHDVRFVFIFNEKEYKKWEWLKWLPHFQMPHAHAKGLIYNEQTRDQLLSSLYEILRERDLDENKEKQVYSPHLVFIIANHQLIADHVILEYLEGDHSNMGISVIFAADSKESLHDNIQTLVRYVNQEEGDILIQDKKAVSIPFKLDAHQKKGNEEFSRLLRTLDHQVGMTNSIPNSVSFLEMMKVKEVGKLPIKENWLTKESSKSLAVPIGLKGKEDLSLLNLHEKAHGPHGLLAGTTGSGKSEFLQTYILSLAVHFHPHEVAFLLIDYKGGGMAQPFKNMPHLLGTITNIEGSKNFSSRALASIKSELKRRQRLFDEYQVNHINDYTDLYKNNMAKEPLPHLFLISDEFAELKSEEPEFIRELVSAARIGRSLGVHLILATQKPGGVIDEQIWSNARFRVALKVQDTDDSREIIKNGDAAAITVTGRGYLQVGNNEVYELFQSAWSGAPYLEDSSETEDEIAIVTDLGLVPLSDVNSRQGKKKGGKTEIEAVVEEIEAAQSSMGITKLRSPWLPPLEGRLSRKLYRAEENNEIHLGMVDEPEKQSQYPLSYQIIEDGNVGVFGSSGYGKSHTIMTLLLSIAEKRSPEEAHYYIFDFGNGSLLPLRQLPHTADFFLMDEERKIEKFMNLIKDEIARRKLLFQQQEVSGIKMYNSMSNEKLPLVYITFDNFDLVKEEMQELETQINQIARDGQSLGIYMIFAATRINSIRQSLMNNLKTKVVHYLMDSSEAYSVLGRVPFAPEPIPGRAIIKMEEAYFSQVFLPAEGRDDFEIMESIRADIQELKEKYKDCSQPEEVPMLPAELNTVNFTRYTAGETQPGLVPIGLDEESVKPVYANFNKTKHCIILGQAQKGKTNVLKLMINQMLAQGAESVGIFDSFDRGLSSYASEEKSVYIETKEQISDWAAKAEEQLSQREKEYLNAIQHGNTDIAFSPIVLAVDGYSRFAQTLDNSLQERMARLMKNGSHLGFSVIVTGSNNELTKGYDSLTAEIKQIRQAVVLMKKSEQTLFTLPYDRKEAEIQPGYGYYVINGKELKIQIPLCATERKVLA; encoded by the coding sequence ATGGAACAGTTATGGTTGTTTTACAGCGATTACTGCCAGCAGCTGTCTATGCCAATTGAAAAAAGCGGCAGGATCACCATCGGTCCTGAGCTCGAACAGCTGGTGACAATAAGGGTATTTCCTTTTACAAAAGGAATTGTGTCCATAGAAAAGCACGACAGCTTCTATGAAGTTAGGCAGAATGAGTCGGTTCTCGGAAGGCTGAACGATGGAGAACCCTTTCACATAAATGATGCGGGGGAAATCCTGACGATAATAGTAACCTCTGAAGCCCTTAAAAGCCAAACCTACTACTCCGGCTATCAAAGGGAAATAGAGATTTCCTCTGATAACCCGGATGCTTCCATTTATAAAAAGAACGGTATTTTAATGGAAGCCAGCCAGTCTTTTGATCTGATAAGAACCAAAAAGGGCTGGATGGCAGAGCCGGGTTCAGGGCAGCTTTATATAAATGGAAAAAGAGTTGAAGAGAGGACTTTCCTTGAAATGGGAGATGTGCTGTTCTTCCCCTTTATGTCTATAAGAATAATAGAAGAGGATCTTTTCCAGATTGATAGCTTTGAATACTATGAATCAAAGCTTCCCATTACCATCAGGCCGCAATCTGAGATGGCAAAGAAATATCCGCTCTACCGGAGAACGCCAAGAATGATCTATGAAATGCCGGATGAGAAGGTTTCCCTATCCTTTCCATCACAGGAGCCGGATGATTCAGGCAGGGGGTTATGGCTGATTATCATGCCGCCGCTGATTATGCTGGTTGTAATGGGTATCGTGGCTTTGGTTCAGCCAAGAGGGATTTTTATTATCATTTCCATGGTCATGTTCATGACCACTTTAGTGACATCCACCGTCCAGTACTTTAAGGACAAAAGCAATCAAAAAAAGCGGAAAGAGCGCAGGCATCGAGTTTATACTGCCTATCTGGAAGAGAAGCGAAAAGAGCTGCAGGCATTGTCTGACCAGCAGAAGCATGTTCTGGAATTCCACTTTCCGTCTTTTGAGAAAATGAAATATTTTACGGGCCATATATCTGACCGCATTTGGGAGCGGCCTCTGCAGAGCTTTGACTTCCTTCAATTCAGACTGGGTACCGGAAATGTGCCTGCGAGCTATGAAGTTAAGGTAAGCTCAGGGGATATGTCAAACCGTGAAATCGATGATCTTCTTGAACAGTCACAGCAAATGGAGAAAGTGTATAAGGAAGTTAGAAATGTGCCTGTGGTGGCTGACCTTGCCAAGGGGCCAATCGGGCTGATCGGAAAAGAGTCGGCTGTTAAAAATGAGATACACCAGATCATTGGGCAGTTGGCCTTTTTCCACAGCTACCATGATGTGCGGTTCGTATTTATTTTTAATGAAAAAGAATATAAAAAATGGGAATGGCTCAAATGGCTTCCACATTTCCAGATGCCGCATGCACATGCAAAAGGGCTGATTTATAACGAACAAACGAGGGATCAGCTGCTGTCTTCCCTTTATGAAATCCTGCGCGAAAGGGATTTGGATGAAAATAAAGAGAAGCAGGTGTATTCGCCTCATCTCGTGTTCATCATAGCCAATCATCAGCTGATTGCAGATCATGTGATATTGGAATATTTGGAGGGCGACCACTCCAATATGGGAATCTCCGTGATCTTTGCAGCAGACTCAAAGGAAAGCCTGCATGATAATATTCAAACCCTTGTCAGATATGTCAATCAGGAAGAGGGGGACATTCTGATTCAGGACAAAAAGGCCGTGAGCATCCCATTTAAGCTTGATGCTCATCAGAAGAAGGGAAATGAGGAATTTTCCCGTCTGTTAAGAACGCTTGATCATCAGGTTGGAATGACCAATTCCATTCCAAATAGCGTTTCCTTCCTGGAAATGATGAAAGTAAAAGAAGTAGGGAAACTTCCGATCAAAGAGAACTGGCTTACAAAAGAGTCTTCCAAATCCCTGGCGGTTCCAATCGGCTTAAAAGGAAAGGAAGACCTGTCGCTATTGAATCTTCATGAAAAGGCGCATGGCCCGCACGGTTTGCTGGCCGGGACAACGGGATCGGGAAAAAGTGAATTTCTGCAGACGTATATTCTTTCACTTGCTGTTCACTTCCATCCCCACGAGGTCGCTTTCCTGCTGATTGACTACAAAGGTGGGGGCATGGCCCAGCCGTTTAAGAACATGCCGCATCTTCTGGGGACGATTACGAATATTGAAGGCAGCAAGAACTTCAGTTCAAGAGCGCTTGCCTCCATCAAAAGTGAATTGAAAAGGCGGCAAAGGCTTTTTGATGAATATCAGGTAAATCATATAAACGATTACACAGACCTTTATAAAAACAATATGGCAAAGGAGCCGCTTCCTCATCTGTTTTTGATTTCCGATGAGTTTGCGGAGCTTAAGAGTGAAGAACCCGAATTCATCAGAGAGCTTGTCAGTGCAGCCCGAATCGGCCGAAGCCTGGGAGTCCATTTAATTCTGGCCACCCAAAAGCCGGGCGGTGTCATTGACGAACAGATCTGGAGTAATGCCCGCTTTAGGGTGGCTTTAAAGGTTCAGGACACAGATGACAGCCGGGAAATCATTAAAAACGGCGATGCTGCTGCTATTACCGTAACCGGCCGCGGCTATCTGCAGGTCGGCAATAATGAAGTCTATGAACTGTTCCAATCTGCATGGAGCGGAGCCCCTTATCTGGAAGACTCTTCTGAGACAGAGGATGAGATTGCTATTGTAACCGACCTGGGTCTTGTTCCATTATCGGATGTGAATTCACGCCAAGGGAAGAAAAAAGGCGGAAAAACAGAAATTGAAGCAGTTGTGGAAGAGATTGAAGCAGCACAGTCCTCGATGGGCATTACGAAACTTAGAAGTCCATGGCTTCCTCCTCTTGAAGGGCGCTTAAGCAGGAAGCTTTATCGCGCTGAGGAGAATAATGAAATTCATTTAGGAATGGTGGATGAGCCTGAGAAGCAGAGCCAGTATCCATTAAGCTATCAAATCATAGAGGATGGAAATGTAGGGGTGTTCGGCTCCTCCGGTTATGGAAAATCCCATACGATTATGACACTACTGCTAAGCATTGCCGAAAAGCGGTCTCCTGAAGAAGCACATTATTATATTTTCGATTTTGGCAATGGTTCACTCCTTCCGTTAAGGCAACTGCCGCATACGGCCGATTTCTTCCTGATGGATGAAGAGCGCAAAATTGAAAAGTTCATGAATCTGATCAAGGATGAAATTGCCCGCAGAAAGCTATTATTCCAGCAGCAGGAAGTCAGCGGAATTAAGATGTACAATTCGATGAGCAATGAAAAATTGCCGCTCGTCTATATCACATTTGATAATTTCGATCTTGTAAAAGAGGAAATGCAGGAGCTTGAAACGCAAATTAATCAGATTGCCAGGGATGGACAGTCACTCGGAATCTATATGATTTTCGCTGCGACGCGGATCAATTCAATCCGGCAGTCGCTCATGAATAACCTCAAAACAAAAGTGGTCCATTATCTGATGGACAGCAGCGAGGCTTACTCCGTTCTGGGAAGGGTTCCTTTCGCACCTGAGCCAATACCGGGAAGAGCCATTATTAAAATGGAAGAGGCCTATTTTTCACAGGTATTCCTGCCGGCAGAGGGCAGGGACGATTTCGAGATCATGGAATCGATCCGGGCTGACATTCAGGAGCTGAAGGAGAAATACAAAGACTGCAGTCAGCCTGAAGAGGTGCCGATGCTTCCGGCAGAGCTTAATACGGTTAACTTTACCCGTTACACTGCGGGAGAGACTCAGCCGGGACTTGTACCAATTGGCCTTGATGAAGAATCCGTCAAACCTGTGTATGCAAACTTCAATAAAACGAAGCATTGCATTATCCTTGGGCAGGCCCAAAAAGGAAAGACAAATGTCCTTAAGCTCATGATTAATCAAATGCTAGCTCAGGGGGCTGAATCTGTTGGTATTTTCGATTCCTTTGACAGAGGATTATCATCCTATGCGAGTGAGGAAAAGTCAGTCTATATCGAGACAAAGGAACAGATCAGCGATTGGGCAGCAAAGGCGGAAGAACAGTTATCCCAAAGGGAAAAAGAATATCTTAATGCAATCCAGCATGGCAATACAGATATAGCGTTTTCGCCGATCGTGCTGGCTGTGGATGGATACTCCCGTTTTGCACAGACATTGGATAACAGCCTGCAGGAGAGAATGGCAAGGCTGATGAAAAATGGAAGCCATCTTGGCTTTAGTGTCATCGTGACAGGCAGCAATAATGAACTGACGAAAGGATACGATTCCTTAACGGCAGAAATCAAACAGATCCGCCAGGCGGTCGTTCTGATGAAAAAATCAGAGCAGACACTCTTTACCCTTCCATACGACCGGAAAGAGGCAGAGATACAGCCGGGATATGGTTATTACGTTATAAACGGAAAGGAATTAAAAATTCAAATTCCTTTATGTGCCACTGAAAGGAAGGTCTTAGCATGA
- the essA gene encoding type VII secretion protein EssA, translating to MKLNRFLKVIVLLPAFWLLAGQSAGATPDFYNVTPNTYEKQEFKENTDYLHEKSLYENKKEIPEEQKDLTFTKKNLDPLKEVKEKLFDGGETTTNTITAKADQLQLFSDSKQESFFKAEDQSTAEQVNKLMILYIILLVIAIGVIMGFLIPRMAKQADN from the coding sequence ATGAAGCTTAATAGATTCCTTAAAGTAATAGTTCTGCTCCCGGCGTTTTGGCTGCTAGCTGGCCAATCTGCCGGGGCGACCCCTGATTTTTATAACGTAACGCCGAATACCTATGAAAAACAGGAATTCAAAGAGAATACCGATTACCTCCATGAAAAATCGCTTTATGAAAATAAGAAAGAGATCCCGGAAGAACAAAAGGATCTTACTTTTACAAAAAAGAACCTGGATCCTTTGAAGGAAGTGAAGGAGAAACTATTCGACGGCGGTGAAACCACTACTAATACCATCACTGCAAAAGCGGACCAGCTTCAGCTATTTTCCGATTCGAAACAGGAAAGCTTTTTCAAGGCGGAGGATCAATCAACCGCTGAACAGGTTAACAAATTAATGATTCTTTATATTATTCTGCTTGTAATTGCCATAGGTGTAATTATGGGATTCCTCATTCCGAGGATGGCGAAGCAGGCTGATAATTGA
- a CDS encoding DUF5344 family protein → MTEIKLIQSEVESALSELKSKAEGVDVSNPSITFPESSLDLLSEITKIEQKYYTTLKQYQNLLIKTEQDMRTLIDQLAQKDKELSQKMK, encoded by the coding sequence ATGACCGAAATTAAATTAATTCAAAGTGAAGTGGAAAGTGCCCTAAGTGAACTCAAAAGCAAGGCAGAAGGGGTTGATGTCAGCAACCCTTCCATTACATTCCCAGAAAGCAGTTTGGATCTGCTGTCTGAAATCACTAAAATTGAACAAAAGTATTATACGACCCTTAAACAATATCAAAATTTGCTGATTAAAACAGAACAAGATATGAGAACCCTAATAGATCAGCTTGCTCAAAAAGATAAAGAGCTATCTCAAAAAATGAAATAG
- the esaA gene encoding type VII secretion protein EsaA: MTAKTKYIVKMVLVMLLIIAAPAIFFGTIGDNPLLVRENATRTIAVVNEDTGADKEDKSLDFGEEITSILEDGSQYEWTVIGRSAAENGLRNTKYDAVVYIPSNFSKNIMSYESQQPEKANFEFTVQNQLNSLNREKVLREIQTATNRVNGKISTLYWTYVSQDLENVKSQFDTILQKEIDFQNAMLAFYKPSSKNLAAEIEQQRNMLESIQSTVKTAAESTSEGENNLTQFEESLAGFVQYVDQYREYQDAQRETLQKLQDESVLNIQALTGKHDPQYSESLAALNEGGEQLSSTLDSVESQLKENSETFSSLSAIRTSQVDRQREELINYLMEQERNTLSQSEANIASLKQELSKGTSAGNPGTASSASNKSYAEKQTAANTNPNTAIPSIPGLENERAELQAIANEINTIKSSLETIEGTPEQAAAAVASLPKLSQRLLNVEQKISVNDTEANPLQKVVDELKAANDELFAQNGKLVEDYNKLVEENKNLIQQLSNSGDFSSLIGLIDQKENKILELNLDSESKAKLTEVFNQPIIYAIPSKMMEYYSALGRFEGTVGSSINYNPEKLKTFIEKLNPIVKVNEDEQKVWDELNTSIPYSEEQLTGLDNQVAAFFNDYSQRMEEQQSAMQSDLSALQESAIAVMDNIQLLSANTQMPVDGINGTSVMVKQEGISQRMLMINDLVGSIGENQSNIVSYTNELEQKVQSVQQDADTLNSKWGSNVETTQMFRDDIYNLLGNTYVNGQKNGPVYEQLSSPLQISGETAAKKEESKLPPVVVLAIILLSSLMIGYFSHYFKNAPMLVHVSMFVLLNLIVGLIISIFGLNIYSMEQDRAIEWTIFTILLLTAASAIVLAGFKIGNLAGWILSVGLIAFFISPFLALTAPNINYEDPMSKVYMSIQYDSQSLFIPAILILLGIIAFLAIIPFAVRSIKDLRTKRDEDQAYEA; this comes from the coding sequence ATGACAGCCAAAACAAAATACATCGTGAAAATGGTTTTGGTGATGCTTCTGATTATCGCCGCGCCAGCCATCTTTTTTGGCACCATTGGCGATAATCCTCTGCTGGTCAGGGAGAATGCCACAAGAACCATAGCAGTTGTTAATGAAGATACAGGAGCTGACAAAGAAGATAAATCTCTTGATTTTGGAGAGGAAATAACATCAATTCTCGAAGACGGTTCACAATATGAGTGGACTGTCATAGGCAGAAGTGCTGCAGAAAATGGCTTGAGAAATACCAAGTATGACGCAGTCGTTTATATTCCTTCCAACTTTTCAAAGAACATCATGTCCTATGAAAGCCAGCAGCCTGAAAAAGCAAATTTTGAATTTACGGTACAGAACCAGCTGAACTCACTGAACCGAGAAAAGGTTTTGCGCGAGATTCAGACAGCCACCAACCGTGTGAATGGAAAGATTTCAACCTTGTACTGGACCTATGTATCACAGGACCTGGAAAATGTGAAATCCCAGTTCGATACCATTTTACAAAAAGAAATAGACTTCCAGAATGCCATGCTCGCTTTCTATAAGCCCAGTTCAAAGAACCTGGCAGCGGAAATCGAACAGCAGCGCAATATGCTGGAGAGCATTCAGTCGACAGTGAAGACAGCAGCAGAGAGTACTTCAGAGGGTGAAAATAACCTTACTCAATTTGAAGAGAGTCTTGCCGGATTTGTTCAATATGTTGACCAATACCGGGAATATCAGGATGCACAGCGGGAAACTCTTCAGAAGCTGCAGGATGAAAGTGTGCTAAATATACAGGCCCTAACCGGGAAACATGATCCGCAGTACTCTGAATCATTAGCCGCACTGAATGAAGGCGGTGAGCAGCTTTCAAGCACACTTGATTCAGTTGAGTCTCAGCTAAAAGAAAACAGTGAGACATTCAGCAGCCTCTCTGCTATCCGCACTTCACAAGTGGATAGACAAAGAGAAGAATTGATTAATTATCTTATGGAACAAGAACGAAATACCCTAAGCCAATCCGAGGCAAACATAGCTTCTTTGAAGCAGGAATTGTCAAAAGGTACGTCTGCCGGAAATCCAGGGACAGCGTCATCGGCTTCAAACAAAAGTTATGCTGAAAAGCAGACAGCTGCTAACACGAATCCGAATACAGCCATTCCATCAATTCCCGGCCTGGAAAATGAGAGAGCAGAATTGCAGGCTATTGCCAATGAAATAAACACGATTAAGTCTTCGCTTGAAACCATTGAAGGAACACCGGAGCAAGCTGCCGCAGCAGTCGCAAGCCTGCCGAAGCTTTCCCAGCGTTTGCTTAATGTAGAGCAGAAAATTTCTGTGAATGACACAGAAGCAAATCCTCTGCAGAAAGTAGTGGATGAACTAAAGGCTGCAAACGATGAATTGTTTGCTCAAAACGGAAAATTGGTTGAAGACTATAATAAGCTGGTTGAAGAGAACAAAAATTTGATTCAGCAGCTAAGCAATTCCGGAGATTTTTCATCTTTAATTGGTTTAATCGATCAGAAAGAAAATAAAATTCTTGAATTAAATTTAGACAGCGAAAGCAAGGCGAAGTTAACTGAAGTGTTTAACCAGCCAATTATCTATGCCATTCCTTCAAAAATGATGGAATATTATTCTGCACTCGGAAGATTCGAAGGAACTGTTGGGTCATCCATTAACTATAATCCTGAGAAACTTAAAACCTTTATAGAAAAGTTGAATCCAATTGTAAAGGTGAACGAGGATGAACAGAAGGTTTGGGATGAATTGAATACATCCATCCCTTATTCTGAGGAACAGCTTACAGGTCTTGATAATCAGGTTGCTGCATTCTTTAATGATTACAGCCAGCGAATGGAAGAGCAGCAATCTGCTATGCAATCAGACTTATCTGCACTGCAGGAAAGTGCAATAGCTGTTATGGATAACATTCAGTTATTATCAGCCAATACCCAAATGCCTGTCGATGGCATTAACGGAACTTCCGTTATGGTCAAACAAGAGGGAATCAGCCAAAGAATGCTGATGATCAATGATCTTGTTGGATCTATCGGAGAAAATCAGAGCAATATCGTATCCTATACAAACGAGCTTGAGCAAAAGGTGCAAAGTGTCCAGCAGGATGCAGATACACTGAATTCCAAGTGGGGTTCGAACGTAGAGACAACTCAGATGTTCCGGGATGATATTTACAATCTTCTTGGAAACACTTATGTGAATGGCCAAAAGAATGGTCCGGTATACGAGCAATTATCCAGCCCGCTTCAAATCAGCGGAGAAACAGCTGCCAAGAAAGAGGAAAGCAAGCTGCCGCCGGTTGTCGTATTGGCCATTATCCTGCTCAGCAGCTTAATGATCGGATACTTCAGCCATTATTTCAAAAATGCGCCAATGCTTGTACATGTTTCCATGTTTGTGCTGCTGAATCTTATTGTTGGTCTGATTATCAGCATATTCGGCCTCAATATTTACTCAATGGAACAGGATCGCGCAATTGAATGGACCATTTTCACCATATTGCTGCTGACGGCAGCCTCAGCCATTGTACTGGCAGGGTTCAAGATCGGCAATTTGGCAGGATGGATTCTGAGTGTAGGGCTCATCGCCTTCTTCATCAGTCCGTTCCTTGCTCTTACAGCACCGAATATTAACTATGAAGACCCAATGTCCAAGGTATATATGTCCATTCAGTATGACTCACAGTCCCTGTTTATTCCGGCCATCCTCATACTGCTTGGCATTATTGCCTTCCTTGCCATCATTCCATTTGCAGTCCGGTCGATAAAGGACCTGCGTACTAAGAGGGATGAGGACCAGGCTTATGAAGCTTAA
- a CDS encoding YwqH-like family protein, translating to MDDNSILISQLYRDISFLNSEISKNNEILVRLRKAQQEISSSQEEFMLNKRFIHQPDLNQSVWAGTHANDFDDIRGEIEDTYMRIGNIEIEGMLNNIEVKITHYEGLNKSLSSTISSKRNRISQLSD from the coding sequence GTGGATGACAATTCCATTTTAATAAGCCAGCTGTATAGAGATATTTCCTTTTTGAATAGTGAAATTAGTAAGAATAATGAGATATTGGTTCGATTGAGAAAGGCACAGCAGGAAATCTCATCAAGCCAGGAAGAATTCATGCTTAATAAGCGTTTTATTCATCAGCCCGACTTAAACCAGTCGGTTTGGGCTGGAACACATGCTAATGATTTTGATGATATACGTGGAGAAATTGAAGATACCTATATGAGAATTGGAAACATTGAAATTGAAGGAATGTTAAACAATATTGAAGTGAAGATTACCCATTACGAAGGATTAAATAAGTCTCTTTCAAGCACAATTTCTTCTAAACGTAATCGCATCTCACAATTAAGCGATTAA